The nucleotide window CCAAAGTGACCACATTCCCCTTTGTTGTTATATGCTGCTAACAGGTCTACTCAAGCAACTCGAATGAACGGAGGGACCCTGACAATAATTTTTAATTATCCTATGATGTGTTTACAGTGTTGGAATATTTGCTTACTTGACTTTAACAGGTTGGCAAGGGAAGAGATGTTGGACTGAATCAGATTACTTTGTTTGAGGGGAAAGTGGCTGGTGGTAATGGTGAACAAGTTAACTTAGTAGGGATGTTTCTAGGCTTCTGTGTGCAGGTGCGAGCGTAGGCTCCTTTGTTTTCTTGGTAACATCAATGATTAGCTTGAAGCTCTACCACTCTTGGAAgttagagagagaaagatagagaaaaCTGTCTCaagtttgatatatatatatttttttgaatttgagTGCTTGGATGACATTCTAGTTATGTGGTTATGTACTTCTTGTTTTGACTGACTAGTTGCCTGTGTATTGTATCTTTGAATTTAGATTCGTTTTGGGGTTCATCTTTGGTTATATTTTAGGGAAGAAACTTCTTGGGTATGGCTAATTATCTCATTTCTTGATCATTCTGTGAAAATCTTGCAAAATTTCGGGAGTTCTTGTTTGTATTTGTAAACTTCTAATGGTTGGATAAAAATGTAACTGCATGAAAACATTCAAACCTGAAATGTATGTTCTTCTCAAATATTCCATGTTTCTCTCTCTCAGATGGTTGGAAATTTTGGATCCAAGTGATTCTTCACGgacatatatgaaaaaaaaaagttgagatcTACCAAGTGTACCATCTATTTTTACGATCATATTGTTCTTTTATCATTTATGAAAACTGTCCATTTTgcaggccattgatcagatggtcaagatcatccagTAAGCTTGGTTTAATGTTAGTGATCCATGAAGATGATTATTATCCACGTGTCCAATACAACCCATTTGTACCCTAATACATTTATCCTATAGTACTTTTGggcaagagggagaagaaacaggAGACTGGGTGTCTTGTTCATAGGGAAATTGAACCCAAACTCCAATGGGGAACCATATGCAGAAATAGGAGAGTTAATTTATTACACCTAAATTAGGAACTCTTTACAGCAGATCCGGAATTCAATTCCTAAGAAAATATTGACTCCTGAAGCTAATTATGTTAAGGAGATTCATCAAGTATTATTTCTTAATTTCTTATTGCCCTCATTTATCATGTCAAAAAATGTAATAAGCTCATTCAAAATTTCAGGGAAATGGACTTGTTGCTAGTTCCATATTGCGCTGATCGTGATTTGGGCCTTTATCCAATGGGCTCCTTTCCTGCTTGCTAGGAAGGTTTGTATTGCTTGTTTGATTTAGTACTGAAAAAACTGAATCCTATGCTCACATGCTATGCTGCTATTAGATTCCAACTGCTATTGgattccttgatttttttttcccatcaaAAGTTAATTGTTTAATTTAGGAAGTTTGTGATGCATGTGTGAACTTGATAccctttctattttgaaaaggcTTGTGGTTATGTGCTTAAGGCCGGTCAACTTTACAGTCTCTACCAGCTGTTTCCGTGCATTGCTTCCTTTCTTTTGAGGACAGTATTTAATATACATGACATAGACTATTTTCTCGCACTGGATATGCTCTCAACATTATGAGCCTGTTAACCTGAATAGAATGTGAAGGGAAATCTAATTCTTTTGACAATTAGTGTGTAGATGTAAACTAAAGATTTTTAAGTTGTATTTTCAAAGTTAAGAGAAACTAATATGGTTCTTTGCTTCTTTCCTAAGATCTATATGCCTTCAATATTGGATGCTACATCATAATTGAATATGTTAAAACTCGGAGAGTGGCGGATCTGTCAACCCAAATCTAGAAGTGGTGTACAATTGTTCTTAAGAGTTTCTtaaatgataggtgaggcccgttgtttttgtggtgcccacctatcatatagaGATTTAAAATTCAGATATGagaccattattataattttttatcaGGGAATGTATTCGACACCatgcattattataatttttttttaaatgcattagCTACAGCTATTAACCATAGCCAATTATCTACAAACCGTGGCTATTGGTCAGTTCAGcgtacttttagctacaaatatactCTGTAGCTATATATTTTAGGTACACATACTATatttaattcgtagccatagaagATATTGTttaaatcaaaaataaataacaaaataaaataatttttattaacCGGCGACAAGCACATATATCGGCGTTTTGGTCAGGAAAATTTTATAGGTTGTTTATCGGGCCAAATCTAGTATTTGGTAGGTCCATACAGCGCTTCAGCATACTTTAAAAGATGTTTTTTTTAAGGGATCTACtagttcttttttaaaatttatctGTGTTTTTTAAGGATTTACTTACACTTTTTCAAGATTTACTGGGGACCAGTAGAAGCACCAGAAAAGGCCGCTAGCCGCCGGTAAAGATTTAGCGATGCCCCATTTTTCAGCGTTTGTTTAGTCAGCACAATAACTTTTATTGGtggtttttttttaacttttactGGCATTTTTTATTACCGGAGAAAGTTATTTTTTCTTATAGTGCTATGTGATGAGATTGTGCTTGAGCATGTGATATAGTAGTGTGtaatgtgatgaggttacacttgagaatgtgaaacagttgatagactatatgatgagattacatttgagaatatgatatgagtGTAATggtgtgatgaggttacacttaatAATGTGATATAGCTGATGGACCATATGATGAAGttaaacttgaggatatgattTGTTGTATGATAGTGCAAAGTAGTTGTgtttgagaatgtgatatggtagtgtgatagtgcgatgaggttacacttgaggatgtGATATGGTAGTGTGATAGTGCGATGAGGTtatacttgagaatatgatacggttgatgaactatgtaattaggttgcacttgaagatatgatatggttgtgtgagagtgatgtggctccacttgagaatgtgatacagttgatggactatgtgatgagctTGCACTTGAGGATATAATATAGTTGTGTGATAGTAcgatgtggttacacttgagaatatgatacggtTGATGAACTATATGATTAGCTTGCACTTTAAGATGTGATATGGTTATGTGATGATTTGAAGTGGTTCCAAATTAAAAAATGTCATATGATTGAAGgactatatgatgatgttaaacttgaggatataatatgattgtatgacaatgtgaagtggttccacttgagaatgtgttACGGTTGATAGACTATGTGATGATATTGTACTTGAGgatttatgatatggttgtgtgagagtGTAATGTGGAAGGGAGCAATTAAGGTTGATGGCTTTCTTGCTAAACtgaaagggaggagagagagaataaTCAAATCTTTAATTTAATGCCTCTTAGTCCTCTTACTCtgttttttcttctctttatttGAAGAGTGTTTAGAAATTTACTCTTCCTTGCTTAATAAGttcattctttttttaaaaggggtgatgacatttttattcatgataaCAACCATAATGCTGACTAGAATTCCGTATATTTCAAATTGGAGTGTGCCTTTTTCTATGAATAGAGTGGAGCTAGCCCTGCTTATGTTATTTGGACTTTACTGAATTGAAAATTTGAAGTTCAATCTAATCAAACATAGatacaaaagctttcagctcctctcggtttacagtATACATGTTGAATCTGGATGATCCGTCTAGCAGATACTACTGATGATGCCTAACAGTAGAAAAACAAATgaccattgaaaataaaaaatcaccagAGGTCCACATTTGAGGCAGCGAGTTTGTTAATTGGAAGGCGAGATAATCTTATCAGTGTGGTGCAATTTTCAGGCAATGTTTCATCTAATTTTCCTAGCATTGCTAAGATTATAGATAATGTCGgccaatattatttttatttgctcACAAGAACTGTCTTTTGGTCCATAAGATTTGATATCGATTTGATTCTCAACTCCATTGCAAGAATATGCACCAACATGCCTTGCCGAGAGGTACTATAGGTAAAATACCAATATCTACGGTTTTAGACTGTAGTAAGATACCGCAGCTATAGGTCTGaaaatttgtagctaaaagttggaCAATCCGTAGTAGAGACGGAATTAAATATTTGCTAccgttaatatccgtagctaatgTCTATCTAAAAAACAAGTATAAATGGTCTCTTACCATTGCTAGTACATGCCCTAATATAACAACTCGTCTAAAAATGATAGATTCGATAATAGCCTTCAATgattcaacaataaaagaaaccAATGAATAGATGATGGTAAAAGATCTAGTAACACATGCTAAGATCAATCCTAGTGCAACTAGATATGAGAAAAAATGCCCTTAAACACTATCGCCTATCCCGGTCCAGGCAATCAAAAACCTCAATCCTCACGGCGACAAGTTTGAGCCATGAAAATTCGCGAAAAATGTTGCTATATTTTCAAAATACTGAGGCCAGCCATTGACTATGAAGTAATTAGATTCTTGAACTATGGTTTGATCCAAGCGCACATTACTCTAAAGCCAACAGTAGCAGTCCTGGAATAACTAAGAAACAGTAAGCAATGTCACTAGCATGACGATAGGTGGAAAACTATGGATGTCTGCATATAATCCAATAGCGATGAGCAACAAGGAAAGAGGTAGACAAGTTTAAGGAATACGGAGAGCCATTGAACAAGTGAAATTGTGTCAGATGAAAAATGATTGTGGAGGAAAACCCAGTCCACATTGAGCAGAATGAAGACCGTCAAACCATTGTAAGTTCAGGTCCCCATAAGAATCTTTGGATAAACAACCAATTATCTTATGCATAggtcatttaaataaaatagcaCTAAATAAAGGGTCATTTCACATGTTTCCCTTTTTCATTATTAGAATCTATTTGTTGGCCAATTAAAGGGATCTGGTATTTCAATACAGAAGATTTTTGTACATGGGTCATCTGTAATAGGCCCcacaaaattagagattttcacaTGTGGACCGCCTGCAAATACAATTGCAattagaaaagtaaaaaaaaaaaagaagaagaaggtagaGTTAGTGAGTTGTTTGGGAAAGCAGAGATTTTCACAGATGCATCTGGGCTTGAGGCAGCTTCCTTTTGCTTGGAAGAGCAGGAAAATTGCCACTAAATATTGTTAAAGAACACAAAAACTATACATCAATACACAGCTTGCCCTAAAGTTTACAATAAACCATGGCAGTCTATTGAAAAAATTAAAGATGAAGGTGCTTGAATGTGCACAGCATATCAAAATTTGAGAAAGATGTCATGCTACCATGAAAACAATATACATTGTGCATTGACTACCATATAGAAGCAAGTGTTGTTTGTATATCATGATACACCATCTAGCAGATGAAAACACATCATAGAAGCCAACCCATACCATGAGGCTTACCATCCAATTCAACATGCAGGCTTGCTTGCATGGGTTAAACGGCTAATAGCCATCTGATGGTATATGTTCCAGTCAATGCATGTGCTATGGGCTATCTTTTCCAGTAAAGAAGACCCACTCATTACCATGAATGCATAGAAGATGGTATTTAAGTATCATTGTTATGCTCTACATCTATAAGCTTTAATAAACCAGACTAGGACAAATATGCCTCAAAATCAGACATAAGTTTAGGCACATCCTTATCACTCTctccatcaaaatcaataaatgaaacaaaaGCTTAAATTATAACTAATACAGAGATAAATGATCCATGAAGAATCTTACATGGAATAACTTCCATAGGAATGGCATCATCAACACAAAAACTAGAAGATTTGATGTTTAGAAGAACACTGCAGCTTCGgttccataaaaataaaaacagacaCTTCCCACATCAATATGGGTACCAGTATCATTGATTCCAAGTAAAAGTAACATTGGTTACCTGGTTTTCAACTGCGAATCTTGTCGGAGACCTTCTATCTTCTCATTTGCATGAAAAGGTCAGATGGTTTTTTTATTCCCATGGCATTGCTACCACCAAATGCAGAGAAACTACCACTCCCTTGCGCCAAAGGACCCAAAGactgaaataaaggaaataagacACAAGATCCAAGTAAGAAATTGCCAAAGGGCCTTGCTTCACATGAGTCAATTTGACTTGGCAAGGGAAGAGCTCTGTAAAAGAATAAAGGGATTTTTTTAAGGTTTATAAGGTGGTAAATACAGTCTTAGGAGAATGTGTATGAAACATCATACTTGTTGTGCTGAAATGTTTAAATTTTCTCATTAGATTATGCTAAACATAACTTTTGAAAATGATgagtagagaaagaagaggaagattaTTATGtttctgacctggaggattctgttagcattgttgacggcacctcgaaccttgtttaaatctaGGTTGCAATCTGTGGCCACTAATGCTATTTGTCTTTTTGTGAAGTTGGCGACGATTTCTACATCAAACCCGGTGAAAGCAGCCCtgatgataaagaacatttctttccatgaattcaatatctctctctctctctctctctctctctctctctctcttttaattttttaactttccattacaataataactacctgaaatcatggcgttttctaaagatagaagtctaatccatcccaacttgtgcacctgttaggacaagcaATTCAAACTCATGAAAAAGTACCATCCGGACGATATATTAAGAGTAATTGCCAGGAAGTGCATTGATTAATGGAAATGGATTTTACAGCATGCTAATCTATAAGGTGACACGGACCAAATTCCAAGAAACGGCTGCTACATGAAAGCACTTACCTTCACAAACGTATTCACAGCAAGTATAGCTAGATCAGGTTGGCTTTTAGCATAGTTTATAAGGTATAAATATACGAGCTTCTTCAGCTCCAGATTCTCTGTTTGCATGCAGTTATAGAGAGGATAAAGACATCCAGATAGTGATCATATgagttattatttttatttcttatcaatttttcaaaaaaattcctttttaagaaaaattagaaaaaacaaTACCATTGATGGTATGATTAGATTTGCTCAAGTAcaacctaatcacatagtccatcaaccatatcatattctcaagtgtaaccacatcacattatcatacaacTATATCATATTCTCAGGTGCAAACTCCTCACGCtgtccatcaatcacatcaaattctcaagtggatatatatctcatcacactatcacactaccataccatatcctcaagtgcaacttcatcacgttgtccatcaaccgtatcacattctcaagtggacacatcacactcacacaaccacatATCATATCTTCAAGTGTAACCTCATTACACTGTTGCACTACAATATCATATTCTCAATTGTAACCTCATGACATAGTCTATCAACTGTATCATATTTTCAAGTGTAACATGACCACACTGTCACACAACTTTGGATTATCCAACATCAtgacatagtccatcaactgtatcacattccCAAGTGGAGATCATTTATCACACTCTCACACCATCATATCATATTTTCAAGCACAAATAatccatcaatcgtatcacattcttAAATTTGTAACCACTTCACACTGTCACACAATCATGTCATATCCGaatgtgcaacctaatcacatggtTTATCGAGTATATCATATTCTCGAATGTAACCACATCATACTATCAAACAACCATACCATATCATtcagtgcaacctcatcacatagtgcgacaaccatatcacattctcaagtggaaccatatcacactgtcacacaaccatatTATATCCTCAAGCGCAACCtcatcacataatccatcaacCATATTATATTCTCAAGTGAAACCACCTCACATTATCATACagtcatatcatatcctcaagggtAACCTCATCACTTACTCCATCAACTGTATTACATTTTCAAGTGTAACCCCATCATACTATGACAATATTATATCAACGCCTCAAGTATgatctcatcacatagtccatcaactgtatcattTCCACATATGCATGTACCTATTCTAATATAGATTTTACTCTCTTACACGATGTCTGCCATTTCTTTCATTtatatttagaaaattttcaaccctataaaaaaacactaaaaactaTTTATCGTACTTGCAGTGGGACGCCTTCTAATAATCCAATTCATGAATCTTAACTAGTTATTAGTTCTAGTACATAGTTCTTGGGCTGTCATGCAAACATCATACAACTTGCTCCTACAAACACAAGAACACCTACAAACACAAGAACAGGCCTTTCGGAAGTGAATTTCCTTTTCTTGATATGGAGCATTCCAAACCTATAAACATTCAAAAGAGGCCCATTAAGTAACTAAGAATTCTAAAATCAGATCATTGAAACAATTCTACTCAATAATTAGGGAAAATGGATTGAAAGATGCACCTAAACTTGTGGAACATGTGGATTGGTGGGTAAGTTAAAGCTCACATGAATGCTTTATGGCAGATTTTTGGTGCATCGCCCATTTACAGTgggtccatcatatcaacagattggactgCCTTATCATAGTCCATCTGTATGGAATGGGCACATTTGACACATATGCCCATGTGTAGATGCAATGTACTATGTAGACAACTAAAGACAACTATATGATCAACATGATAGTAGTTGCAATCCTATATAAAAGTTGTCAACAAAACTATTTAGATATTTAAGTTGTCAACAAAACTATTTAGATATTTAAGTTGTTAACAAACATGTTTAAATATTTAAGTTGTCAACAAAACTACAAACAACTCAAGATGATGAATCAAACCTTGATAAAAGTTGTGTAAGCAAAAGGTCATGAGGGGCCTGCATATCATCAATTTCAGTCATCTAGAAAACCCTCTCTGATCGCTCCTTGTTTGCATTCTCATCTAAATTTTCAATAGCCAACTCTACTGCAAAAAGTTATCAAAGCATGGTTGTACATCAACAGACAAGTCACCTGACTTCATTAATGCATGCACTGAGTTTGTTTAAACAATTTCAATAGTAGTTGTTACAACCATTATAGTGGTTTATTGACCCGCCTCTAACATGTCTACTCTCAACAGAGACATAAGTAAGTTGACCTATAGAAATATAAGGACTAGAAAAATACTGTTATATAACAAGCATGGCTGAGCAAACCTTCTACTGTATAAGAAGTATTGAACTTGGCTAGCTAGGGTCTCAGAATGCTTATGTTGTAATTTGTAAATAGTAAATACTTGTACTTTTGTTAATACTACTACACGGGAGAGATTGATGCCCCAATTATTACAAGATTAatgtaaggggtcgtttggatgcatgtaaaatAGGCTACCtataaatgaaatacatggtgagACTCAACAGCCCAAAAAATAGATTGTTGaaatgtgagacccacctgttgGAATTGTAAATTAGGCTTCCAGCAAGACCAGACTACAGCCCACCCTGTTAATCATTGTATGATTATCTGTGGTCAAGCAGGTTATTACGAAATGCCCACAATGGCTATGAAAATGACCCGTTTTATCATTTGTTGTGGGTGTTTTATACTTAAGGCGGAGACTTATGAGGGAGGCTGACCAGCATAACCACAGCAATAATCAGCTGCAGGTGGTTGCATCGCCTAAGGAGGTTCCTGAATGGGTATTTGACTTCCTTGGCCACACGGCTTGCCTCCACAAGCTCTAGGAACTTGGACACAAAGAAAACTTCAATATAATCCATCACCAATAAGAGAGATTTCGAATTGCTATTAGTTTCACATCCAAAActtaatttcattgagatttaatATCAATTCCAGTGAAGAAACTGGTGTTTTGGATTAAAACCCAAGAGGATTTGAAAGATTCAAACCTATAAACTCATCATCTAACATTAAAAACACATAAAAAGGTAAATGGAATTAAGTTTCTCTAAGAAAACCTGAGAAAGAAACGCAGCTACGAGGATTAGGCAGAAGCAACGAGTGGAGTCTGGATCCTTGGGTTTTTTCTtctcgttttctttttctgttttttttcctATAGTTTTTTTTAAATAGTTTGGAGTCCgaatttttcttttagttttttttttttataaagtgaGTGGTGTcatggaccaatgaggattaggcaaTCAGGAAGTCCCTGTTTACCGAATAACAGAAAATTCGGAATCATTCAATGAGCGGTGAAAAGTAGTGCATTATcccaactcaaaaggaaaaattgGACAGTAACTATCATCAAAttattgcaatttttttattatgGGCCATCTCCAAGTCGGTTGGTGACTTGGACGATCTGGATTGCCGCACACATTACAGTAAATGAGACACCATCATTTCCAAAATGGTGAACTCAGGTGTAGAAACTCATCAACCGTACACCTGGCATACATTCCTGATAATCCTGGTAGTCGAAATCATGGGCCCCAGAGTGGATGAGATACTACCCGATATCACGACAACGATCATAACAATTGATCGCCCGGTATTAAACAGCCGAGATCAAACTTAAAATCGTCATATTAGGCATACGCTTCAAAACCATCAGCATTTCCTACTTCTTGATCTAAATTCGTCATAAATTGCTTAAAAATCCAGCAATTTTCAAGAACAGGAAATGAATGCAAGCAGACAATCGAGAAATCTGAGATCGAAATCAAACCTTGGAAAGAATCGAAGAAACAAGATCGTCCGAGCTCATGCGGATCTGCTGCTGCGTGGAGACCGATGCAGATATGCTTCTAGagatttgatgatgatgatgagatcgAAGGTGAGTGAAGGGAGATGAGACCAGCAACGGTTATGAATAAGATCTGGAGCTGGAAATTAAAGTTTCGGATTTGGAGATTTTTTCGGGACCTCTGAAAGTAGAGAAATGGGAGAAGGAAGCAAACGCCATTTGATTTCTCCCTCTGAggattttctttcatttcctttggTTTTTTCTTCTCTCGTTTTTGacttgataacagaggatccggactctttttttttaagttagctgtgacgtggaccaataaggATTGGGCAATCAGAGAGTCCCTGTCTACgggataacagaggatcccgactcgtcaaacttatgccataacctCCTGCTAATAATGGTAAAGAAGAAAATGATTCATGTAGCTGTCCCCATTTAGTTGGGgcgaggcttagatgatgacgtaACAATGTTATCATATTGTCTGAATCAGTAGGTAGCAATAACTGGTCACCTTTGTCCGTCTTCGTCATTCTTGTTCTTGAACAATCATATTATCCACAATTTGATTGAGTGAGATCAGCTACCTCTTCATCATTTCCTGCCTGAAAATGGGAAGTATCACTAGAGGCATTGCAGAACCCAATCATGCTTTGCAAGTGTTTGTCTGAGCCAAAACACGGACGTCGCATATTCTCACACCGGGGCTAAAAGAATACACATTGGATGCAGCAAGGCCAAAAATTAAATAAACCAACCAATCAAACACTAgaaatcatattacaacataagcatttattaatttaaagaaagaaaaactacaTAAACTGGAAACTGACATGTCTGCCAGGACAAAAACAGATACAAGACATCCAAAATGGCTACTTTTAGAAGCCAGACTTTATGACACATCCACACAAGCATATTCGATATATGCTTTCATAGGTCACTGTAATCTTTTACAtgttaaaaaattaaatagagTAAGAAATATAACTAACCTAAAAATTACTATTAGAACGTAGCCGACCACTCCTCTGAGTGTAGAATTGAGAATGTGGAAACTTGCCTTTGTGATTCACGAAATCAGGGAGCTTTTCTTGACATTAAACATTTCATTGTTCTTCATTGCTGGGATTGTAATTGTGGCCCATATTCCATGGGCGGATGCCCCAAATGACTCCCAGAATGGAAATTTTTGATCTGtccttttttcagttgaattcATGGaccatatcttttttttttctttaacacTTTACATGTTTTAGGTCACCAGTCGAAGGATTACGAATTCTAATCTGAGAATCTTTTGGGGCACCCTCCAATTACAGGGCCATCAAATtattggtctggatcaccaaatatGGGGTCCACATGTACAGAATTGGGAACATCAAAGGTTAGCAACCTTACAAGTCCTCTGCTTACTTCTTAACTACCTACTGCATTAGAAATGACAAGTACTATTGATTGGAGCAAGATCTTGATAATCATGTGACTCATTGTA belongs to Magnolia sinica isolate HGM2019 chromosome 8, MsV1, whole genome shotgun sequence and includes:
- the LOC131253170 gene encoding uncharacterized protein LOC131253170 — protein: MTMSRLLLLTASMMWFSTLKKMVGKGRDVGLNQITLFEGKVAGGNGEQVNLVGMFLGFCVQIRFGVHLWLYFREETSWVWLIISFLDHSVKILQNFGSSCLYL